In the genome of Ensifer adhaerens, one region contains:
- a CDS encoding Uncharacterized conserved protein, DUF983 family, whose product MNSSLDTIVIDDEHRPLWRSIRRGLLNTCPACGSSRLFKSFLKPVDACAACGTDFTAQRADDLPPYIVIVVVGHVLLTAYMLTDDLLPQSLWVQFLIWVPLTILFAVAIIQPIKGGVIGLQWALRMHGFGGVDPNDPKEEPEDLR is encoded by the coding sequence ATGAATTCGAGCTTGGACACAATCGTGATCGATGACGAGCATCGTCCGCTTTGGCGCTCGATCCGGCGCGGCCTGCTTAACACCTGCCCTGCCTGTGGCTCCAGCCGTCTGTTCAAGTCGTTCCTGAAACCTGTGGACGCCTGCGCGGCCTGCGGAACAGATTTCACGGCGCAGCGCGCGGATGACCTACCGCCCTACATCGTGATCGTCGTGGTTGGCCATGTGTTGCTGACGGCCTATATGCTGACGGACGACCTTCTGCCGCAATCGCTCTGGGTGCAATTCCTGATCTGGGTGCCGCTCACCATCCTCTTCGCGGTTGCCATCATCCAGCCGATCAAAGGCGGCGTTATCGGCCTTCAATGGGCGCTGCGCATGCACGGCTTCGGCGGCGTCGACCCGAATGATCCGAAAGAGGAACCGGAGGACCTGCGATGA